From Topomyia yanbarensis strain Yona2022 chromosome 1, ASM3024719v1, whole genome shotgun sequence, one genomic window encodes:
- the LOC131689035 gene encoding CAR1 transcription factor, with translation MPSGGNKKPPHKGSGSSGGASGGKGSKAKHNNNNNNNNNNSSSASNRNPSTRANFDGSNRRQQPVVDPTNAAADVDEEYNSGFGQYLRSPQAVDMMKLFVIANTLMVFFTVAWPQMQQSFEVIKSLIFGEGDDEDEL, from the exons ATGCCTTCCGGTGGCAATAAAAAGCCACCCCACAAAGGTTCCGGATCGTCAGGAGGAGCAAGCGGAGGCAAAGGATCAAAAGCCAAacataacaacaacaacaacaacaacaacaacaacagttcATCCGCATCCAACAGAAACCCCTCAACCAGAGCCAACTTCGATGGCAGCAATCGCCGTCAGCAGCCGGTGGTCGATCCGACCAACGCCGCCGCTGATGTAGACGAGGAATACAACTCCGGCTTCGGTCAATATTTACGATCGCCGCAAG CTGTGGACATGATGAAACTGTTTGTAATCGCCAACACCTTGATGGTGTTTTTTACCGTCGCCTGGCCCCAGATGCAGCAGTCCTTTGAGGTGATAAAATCGTTGATTTTCGGCGAGGGAGACGATGAGGATGAGTTGTAG
- the LOC131689028 gene encoding uncharacterized protein LOC131689028, which produces MILIALRSFFLVIVILGYSAGIWRLIDDYFRNEFKTFLAEEVKKNQYLLVDPAVKVKEGAEANDRTVMSEVKQSPGSVVTSNRLLDELIVSFGRMFTSRIGPLGSSSRGTHPAGTRSTDESKAKRGVKIDETVTNDGDEGDNEILQTSSSPSGDDVGDGEAKDEWINYWKRKRGMSAGGDVDSGHCEVSPSMDAGCERS; this is translated from the exons ATGATACTGATTGCGTTGAGGAGCTTTTTCCTGGTGATTGTCATCCTGGGGTACAGTGCCGGGATCTGGCGGCTTATCGATGACTATTTTCGAAATGAGTTTAAAACCTTTCTCGCGGAGGAGGTGAAAAAGAATCAATATTTGCTGGTGGATCCGGCGGTTAAGGTTAAAGAAGGGGCGGAAGCCAACGACCGAACTGTGATGTCGGAGGTCAAACAATCGCCCGGTTCGGTGGTGACCAGCAACCGACTGCTGGACGAACTGATAGTCAGCTTTGGGCGAATGTTTACCTCACGGATCGGACCGTTGGGGTCGTCGAGTCGAG GAACCCATCCGGCCGGCACTAGGTCAACCGATGAGTCGAAGGCTAAGCGTGGTGTAAAAATCGATGAAACAGTGACCAACGACGGGGACGAGGGTGATAATGAGATTTTACAAACTTCCTCGTCGCCCTCTGGCGACGATGTTGGTGATGGTGAAGCCAAGGACGAATGGATTAACTATTGGAAGAGGAAACGGGGGATGAGTGCCGGTGGTGATGTCGATAGTGGCCATTGTGAAGTCAGTCCGTCAATGGATGCCGGTTGTGAACGGTCGTAG